From the genome of Falco cherrug isolate bFalChe1 chromosome 14, bFalChe1.pri, whole genome shotgun sequence, one region includes:
- the KLHDC4 gene encoding kelch domain-containing protein 4 isoform X3 encodes MQMLFSYLRPKLFRAFWASGGPSGRSGHRMVACKRQLIIFGGFHESARDYIYYNDVYAFNLDSFTWSKLAPSGIGPAPRSGCQMAASPEGSIIIYGGYSKQRIKKDVDKGTLHTDMFLLKTEGAGKEEDKWAWSRLNPSGVKPTPRSGFSVAISPSNRSLLFGGVHDEEEEESIEGDFFNDIYFYDIGKNRWFPGQLKGPKSEKRKRRRGRQTEAEGAGDEEVKQPPQGPVEIVKEVVAEDGTVMTIKQVISGPAEEKERSESEEEEEDGALGQQVEPCPRSNAMLAVKHGVLYVYGGMFEVGDRQFTLSDLYSIDLHKMEEWKVLVEMDPKAQEWLEESESDEEDDDMEGAEGGEEEEESSEEESEDEEGEEQHPSVQPGEKHADYLSRTEQYWIKLARSNMGLDAKEKKVVKVAHAMAKTFYEDSV; translated from the exons ggCATCAGGAGGTCCCTCTGGGCGAAGCGGACATCGAATGGTTGCTTGCAAAAGACAGCTGATCATCTTTGGAGGTTTCCATGAGAGTGCAAG AGATTACATCTATTACAACGATGTGTATGCCTTCAACCTGGACTCCTTCACCTGGAGCAAGCTGGCTCCATCGGGGATCGGGCCTGCTCCAAGATCTGGGTGTCAAATGGCTGCCAGTCCTGAGGGCAGCATAATCATCTATGGAGGCTACTCCAAACAG aGAATTAAGAAAGACGTTGACAAAGGCACCTTGCATACAGATATGTTCTTGCTGAAGACTGAAGGTGCAGGCAAGGAGGAAG ACAAGTGGGCATGGAGTCGGCTCAACCCGTCTGGAGTGAAACCCACTCCCAGGTCTGGCTTCTCTGTGGCCATCAGTCCCAGTAACCGCTCCCTTCTTTTTGGAGGCGTGCAtgatgaagaagaggaagaaagcattGAAGGGGACTTCTTCAATGATATTTATTTCTATGACATCGGGAAAAACCGATGGTTTCCTGGACAGCTAAAg GGACCAAAATCAGAGAAGAGGAAGCGAAGGCGTGGCAGACAAACTGAGGCAGAGGGTGCTGGAGATGAGGAGGTGAAGCAACCTCCACAAGGCCCGGTGGAGATAGTCAAAGAGGTGGTAGCAGAAGATGGGACTGTCATGACAATCAAGCAAGTGATCTCTGgacctgcagaagagaaggagaggTCTGAatctgaggaggaggaagaagatggAGCCTTGGGCCAGCAAGTGGAGCCATGCCCACGTTCGAATGCCATGCTGGCAGTGAAGCACGGGGTTCTCTATGTGTATGGGGGAATGTTTGAGGTGGGCGATCGCCAGTTCACCCTCAGTGACCTCTACAGCATTGACCTACACAAGATGGAAGAATGGAAGGTGCTAGTGGAGATGGATCCAA AAGCACAGGAATGGCTGGAGGAGTCAGAGTCGGATGAAGAGGATGATGATATGGAAggtgcagagggaggggaagaggaagaggagagctcTGAAGAGGAGAGTGAAGATGAGGAAG GAGAGGAGCAACACCCATCCGTTCAGCCTGGTGAGAAGCACGCAGACTATCTGTCCAGGACGGAGCAGTATTGGATTAAACTAGCCCGCAGCAACATGGGCCTGGATGCCAAGGAGAAGAAGGTGGTAAAGGTGGCACATGCCATGGCAAAGACTTTCTATGAAGATTCAGTCTAG
- the KLHDC4 gene encoding kelch domain-containing protein 4 isoform X4, protein MVACKRQLIIFGGFHESARDYIYYNDVYAFNLDSFTWSKLAPSGIGPAPRSGCQMAASPEGSIIIYGGYSKQRIKKDVDKGTLHTDMFLLKTEGAGKEEDKWAWSRLNPSGVKPTPRSGFSVAISPSNRSLLFGGVHDEEEEESIEGDFFNDIYFYDIGKNRWFPGQLKGPKSEKRKRRRGRQTEAEGAGDEEVKQPPQGPVEIVKEVVAEDGTVMTIKQVISGPAEEKERSESEEEEEDGALGQQVEPCPRSNAMLAVKHGVLYVYGGMFEVGDRQFTLSDLYSIDLHKMEEWKVLVEMDPKAQEWLEESESDEEDDDMEGAEGGEEEEESSEEESEDEEGEEQHPSVQPGEKHADYLSRTEQYWIKLARSNMGLDAKEKKVVKVAHAMAKTFYEDSV, encoded by the exons ATGGTTGCTTGCAAAAGACAGCTGATCATCTTTGGAGGTTTCCATGAGAGTGCAAG AGATTACATCTATTACAACGATGTGTATGCCTTCAACCTGGACTCCTTCACCTGGAGCAAGCTGGCTCCATCGGGGATCGGGCCTGCTCCAAGATCTGGGTGTCAAATGGCTGCCAGTCCTGAGGGCAGCATAATCATCTATGGAGGCTACTCCAAACAG aGAATTAAGAAAGACGTTGACAAAGGCACCTTGCATACAGATATGTTCTTGCTGAAGACTGAAGGTGCAGGCAAGGAGGAAG ACAAGTGGGCATGGAGTCGGCTCAACCCGTCTGGAGTGAAACCCACTCCCAGGTCTGGCTTCTCTGTGGCCATCAGTCCCAGTAACCGCTCCCTTCTTTTTGGAGGCGTGCAtgatgaagaagaggaagaaagcattGAAGGGGACTTCTTCAATGATATTTATTTCTATGACATCGGGAAAAACCGATGGTTTCCTGGACAGCTAAAg GGACCAAAATCAGAGAAGAGGAAGCGAAGGCGTGGCAGACAAACTGAGGCAGAGGGTGCTGGAGATGAGGAGGTGAAGCAACCTCCACAAGGCCCGGTGGAGATAGTCAAAGAGGTGGTAGCAGAAGATGGGACTGTCATGACAATCAAGCAAGTGATCTCTGgacctgcagaagagaaggagaggTCTGAatctgaggaggaggaagaagatggAGCCTTGGGCCAGCAAGTGGAGCCATGCCCACGTTCGAATGCCATGCTGGCAGTGAAGCACGGGGTTCTCTATGTGTATGGGGGAATGTTTGAGGTGGGCGATCGCCAGTTCACCCTCAGTGACCTCTACAGCATTGACCTACACAAGATGGAAGAATGGAAGGTGCTAGTGGAGATGGATCCAA AAGCACAGGAATGGCTGGAGGAGTCAGAGTCGGATGAAGAGGATGATGATATGGAAggtgcagagggaggggaagaggaagaggagagctcTGAAGAGGAGAGTGAAGATGAGGAAG GAGAGGAGCAACACCCATCCGTTCAGCCTGGTGAGAAGCACGCAGACTATCTGTCCAGGACGGAGCAGTATTGGATTAAACTAGCCCGCAGCAACATGGGCCTGGATGCCAAGGAGAAGAAGGTGGTAAAGGTGGCACATGCCATGGCAAAGACTTTCTATGAAGATTCAGTCTAG